A region from the Desulfoglaeba alkanexedens ALDC genome encodes:
- the queF gene encoding preQ(1) synthase, producing the protein MTERGPQNLTQLGRPSPLPENPQAAVLETIENPHPDRDYVVRLTAPEFTTLCPITGQPDFAVMIVDYVPGTKLVESKSFKLFLGSFRNYGSFHEACTVTVHKRLEAALEPKYLRVVGLWYARGGIPIDVVVETGACPPNCTPLPLGKTTYRGGRE; encoded by the coding sequence ATGACCGAGCGAGGTCCTCAGAACCTGACCCAGTTGGGCCGCCCCAGCCCGCTTCCCGAAAACCCGCAAGCGGCGGTGCTCGAAACCATCGAAAATCCGCACCCGGACCGGGATTACGTGGTCCGGCTCACCGCCCCGGAATTCACCACGCTGTGTCCCATCACGGGTCAGCCGGACTTTGCGGTGATGATCGTCGATTACGTCCCGGGTACCAAGCTTGTGGAAAGCAAATCCTTCAAGCTGTTCCTTGGAAGCTTCCGCAACTACGGGAGTTTTCACGAGGCCTGCACGGTGACCGTCCACAAGCGACTGGAGGCGGCCCTGGAACCCAAGTACCTCCGCGTGGTGGGATTATGGTACGCCCGGGGCGGCATCCCCATCGACGTGGTGGTGGAAACGGGTGCCTGCCCCCCCAACTGCACCCCGCTTCCCCTGGGCAAAACGACCTACCGCGGCGGGCGGGAATAG
- the rmuC gene encoding DNA recombination protein RmuC, whose amino-acid sequence MMPRLDTLFSLLVENSGGLLLASAAFFAGLLAGVLITAALWKRRLSLETAVSTEERQRLQRELQHTQEALLHETERRAACSQLAQRVPELERELAEARVSSDRLQQELAQLQADHAALETLRAKERENAEERLAALKEAGDTMRNAFQAMASNALQANNQAFLQLAQNTLARYHQKAENDLESRRQAVAELVRPLQEALSRYEEELKGIEKERQHAYARLSQQVQSLSAAQGQLIGETANLVKALRRPQVRGRWGEMTLRRVVELAGLSTHCDFTEQPVTDTGSDRLRPDMIVSLPGNRVVVIDAKAPLQAYLDALEASTDGDRDGHLAAHARQIRSHMQQLASKHYWSQFEQTPEFVVLFLPGESFFSAALEKDPRLIETGVHQRVILATPTTLIALLRAIAYGWQQQAMTENARAVSRLGKELHDRIVLLASHFQDLGRSLGRSVQHYNRLLGAMESRVLVSARKFKELGVSAKGDIAQPEPLEGIVRHVNFPEATEGEAEESEP is encoded by the coding sequence ATGATGCCTCGTTTGGACACCCTATTCAGCCTCCTGGTCGAAAACAGCGGCGGACTGCTTCTTGCCTCCGCCGCGTTCTTCGCGGGTCTGCTGGCGGGCGTTCTGATCACCGCCGCGCTCTGGAAACGGCGCCTTTCCCTGGAAACCGCCGTTTCCACCGAGGAACGGCAACGCCTTCAGCGGGAACTCCAGCACACGCAGGAAGCGCTCCTTCACGAAACGGAACGCCGCGCCGCCTGTTCCCAACTGGCGCAACGGGTTCCCGAACTGGAACGGGAACTGGCGGAGGCGCGGGTTTCGAGCGATCGCCTGCAGCAGGAACTGGCGCAGTTGCAAGCGGACCATGCGGCGCTGGAAACCCTGCGCGCCAAAGAAAGAGAAAACGCCGAAGAGAGGCTGGCTGCGCTGAAGGAAGCCGGCGATACCATGCGGAACGCCTTCCAGGCCATGGCTTCCAACGCCCTGCAGGCCAACAACCAGGCCTTTCTGCAGCTGGCCCAGAACACCCTGGCCCGCTATCACCAGAAGGCCGAAAACGACCTGGAATCCCGCCGTCAGGCCGTGGCCGAACTCGTCCGGCCCCTCCAGGAAGCCCTTTCCCGCTACGAAGAAGAACTCAAGGGCATCGAAAAGGAACGCCAACACGCCTACGCCCGGCTGTCTCAGCAAGTCCAAAGCCTCAGTGCCGCCCAGGGGCAACTCATCGGGGAAACGGCCAACCTGGTGAAGGCGCTCCGCCGGCCGCAAGTCCGAGGCCGCTGGGGTGAAATGACGCTCCGGCGTGTGGTCGAACTCGCCGGCCTTTCCACCCACTGCGATTTCACCGAACAACCCGTCACCGACACCGGTTCCGACCGGCTGCGCCCCGACATGATCGTCTCACTCCCTGGAAATCGCGTGGTGGTGATCGACGCCAAGGCCCCGCTCCAAGCGTACCTGGACGCCCTCGAAGCTTCCACCGACGGCGACCGGGACGGCCACCTGGCCGCTCATGCCCGCCAGATCCGTTCCCACATGCAGCAGCTGGCCTCCAAGCATTACTGGAGCCAATTCGAACAGACCCCGGAATTCGTGGTGCTGTTCCTTCCCGGCGAATCCTTCTTCAGCGCCGCCCTGGAAAAAGACCCCCGGCTCATCGAAACCGGCGTCCACCAGCGGGTCATCCTGGCGACGCCGACCACGCTGATCGCGCTGCTGCGAGCCATCGCCTATGGATGGCAACAGCAGGCCATGACCGAAAACGCGCGGGCCGTCAGCCGGCTCGGAAAGGAACTTCACGACCGGATCGTCCTTCTGGCGTCTCATTTCCAGGACCTGGGAAGGAGTCTCGGCCGAAGCGTTCAGCACTACAACCGGCTACTGGGCGCCATGGAAAGCCGGGTCTTGGTAAGTGCACGGAAGTTCAAGGAATTGGGGGTTTCAGCCAAGGGTGACATTGCACAGCCGGAGCCGCTGGAAGGGATCGTTCGCCATGTGAACTTTCCGGAGGCGACCGAAGGCGAAGCCGAAGAGAGCGAGCCATGA
- the fusA gene encoding elongation factor G, translated as MIGDLTRLRNIGISAHIDSGKTTLTERVLFYTQRIHAIHEVRGKDGVGATMDSMELEKERGITIQSAATYCTWKNHAINIIDTPGHVDFTIEVERALRVLDGAILVLCAVGGVQSQSVTVDRQMTRYRVPRIAFVNKCDRAGADPFRVARQLKEKLNHQPVLLQIPLGLEGAHEGVIDLIRMKALTFQGAHGEQVVEGEIPEAFRRLAEEKREEMLDAVSLFSDDLTEAILEERVTEELVYEAVRRGTLSLRMIPVLVGSAYKNKGVQPLLDAVIRYLPSPADIQNVALDVERQEAEVPLKAELDLPLVMLAFKLDVTRYGQLTYARIYQGTLNRGDAIVNVRTGKVTKVGRLGRMHADQMEDIESAGAGEIIALFGVDCASGDTFTDGSVRLTMSSMFVPQPVISLAVTPKDKKAEMNLSKALSRFTKEDPTFRSYLDEETEETIICGMGELHLDVYVERMRREYKAEVETGQPKVAYRETITQPAAFDYTHKKQTGGAGQYGRVVGALEPFTEGDYEFVNRVTGGAIPTEFIPSCDKGFQACLKKGSLAGFPIVGVRVTVTDGNAHSVDSSDLAFQQAAIGAFRQAYERAAPTLLEPVMRVVVETPTEFQGSVLGTLNQRRGIIVSTSEDGSFSTVEAEVPLAEMFGYSTVLRSATQGKAEFTMEFARYSPVPKSVAEEIIRRQKEQQKR; from the coding sequence ATGATCGGCGATCTGACCAGGCTGAGGAACATCGGCATCAGCGCCCACATTGACTCGGGAAAGACCACGCTCACCGAGCGGGTGCTTTTCTACACGCAGCGCATCCACGCGATCCACGAGGTGCGCGGCAAGGACGGCGTCGGGGCCACCATGGATTCCATGGAACTTGAAAAGGAACGCGGCATCACCATCCAGTCCGCCGCCACCTATTGCACCTGGAAGAATCACGCGATCAACATCATCGACACGCCTGGACACGTGGACTTCACCATCGAGGTGGAGCGGGCTCTGCGCGTGCTGGACGGGGCGATCCTGGTGTTGTGCGCCGTGGGGGGCGTTCAGAGCCAATCCGTGACCGTGGATCGGCAGATGACTCGGTACCGAGTGCCCCGGATCGCTTTCGTGAACAAGTGCGACCGCGCCGGCGCGGACCCCTTTCGGGTCGCCCGCCAGCTCAAAGAAAAGCTGAATCACCAGCCCGTGCTCCTCCAGATCCCCCTGGGCCTGGAAGGCGCTCACGAGGGCGTGATCGACTTGATCCGCATGAAGGCGCTCACGTTCCAGGGCGCCCACGGCGAACAGGTGGTCGAAGGCGAGATCCCGGAAGCCTTCCGCCGCCTGGCCGAAGAAAAACGCGAAGAAATGCTGGACGCGGTATCCCTGTTTTCGGACGACCTCACCGAGGCCATTCTTGAGGAACGGGTGACCGAGGAGTTGGTCTATGAAGCCGTCCGCCGCGGCACCCTGTCGCTCCGAATGATCCCCGTCCTTGTCGGCTCCGCCTACAAAAACAAGGGCGTGCAACCCCTTCTGGACGCCGTGATCCGCTATCTTCCCAGTCCCGCCGACATCCAGAACGTGGCGCTCGACGTAGAGCGCCAAGAAGCCGAAGTCCCGTTGAAGGCGGAGCTGGATCTTCCCCTCGTGATGCTCGCCTTCAAGCTGGATGTGACCCGCTACGGACAGCTCACCTACGCCCGCATTTACCAGGGCACCCTCAATAGGGGAGACGCCATTGTCAACGTCCGCACGGGGAAGGTGACCAAGGTGGGGCGCCTGGGCCGCATGCACGCGGACCAGATGGAAGACATCGAATCGGCGGGCGCCGGGGAAATCATCGCGCTCTTCGGCGTCGACTGCGCCTCGGGTGACACCTTCACCGACGGCTCGGTGCGGCTCACCATGAGTTCCATGTTCGTCCCGCAACCGGTGATTTCGCTGGCCGTGACCCCCAAGGACAAGAAGGCCGAGATGAACCTGAGCAAGGCGCTTTCGCGCTTCACCAAGGAAGACCCCACGTTTCGGTCCTACCTGGACGAGGAAACCGAGGAAACCATCATCTGCGGCATGGGGGAACTGCACCTGGACGTGTACGTTGAACGGATGCGCCGTGAATACAAGGCCGAAGTGGAAACGGGTCAACCCAAGGTGGCTTACCGCGAGACCATCACCCAGCCGGCGGCCTTCGACTACACGCACAAGAAGCAGACCGGCGGCGCCGGCCAATACGGCCGGGTAGTGGGCGCCCTGGAGCCTTTCACCGAGGGAGACTACGAATTCGTCAATCGGGTCACCGGCGGCGCCATCCCCACGGAGTTCATCCCTTCGTGCGACAAGGGTTTCCAGGCCTGCCTGAAGAAGGGGTCGCTGGCGGGCTTCCCCATCGTGGGCGTGCGGGTGACCGTTACCGACGGAAACGCCCACTCAGTGGATTCGTCCGACCTTGCCTTCCAACAGGCGGCCATCGGAGCGTTCCGGCAGGCCTACGAAAGGGCCGCCCCGACGCTCTTGGAACCGGTGATGCGTGTCGTGGTGGAAACGCCGACGGAATTCCAGGGATCCGTCCTGGGAACGCTCAACCAGCGCCGCGGCATCATCGTCAGCACGTCGGAAGACGGATCCTTTTCCACGGTGGAAGCGGAAGTACCGCTGGCTGAGATGTTCGGTTATTCCACCGTGCTCCGGTCGGCCACCCAGGGAAAAGCGGAGTTCACCATGGAATTCGCTCGATACAGCCCGGTACCCAAAAGCGTGGCCGAAGAGATCATCCGGCGGCAGAAGGAACAGCAGAAGCGATGA